The Streptomyces sp. NBC_01591 genome window below encodes:
- the hemA gene encoding 5-aminolevulinate synthase codes for MNLHLESYSDVATDAELSECRLENMEVGRRSGRFPQADARLVGMESQIKVWCSNDYLGMGQNSKVIAAMKTAIDNHGAGSGASRNIGGTSQYHVQLERELSDLHGKEAAMIFTSGYTANDGALTVLASTPKDTIVFSDARNHASIIDGIRHSGSQKKIYQHNDVAHLEELLAAAPADRPKLIVLESVHSMLGDIAPVREIADLADRYGATTYLDEVHAVGMYGPQGAGIAAREGIADRFTIVMGTLGKGYGTIGGYVAGPATVINAVRRLSRLFVFTTSLPPAIVAGALASVRHLRTSEAERKTLSENARMMHRLLGEADIPCLSPDSHIVSAIVGDSKVCRQASELLLDRHGVYVQSIAAPDVPAGEELLRITPSAIHEPQEVEQLADILRGIWRELGIATASDRSGRS; via the coding sequence ATGAATCTGCATCTGGAATCGTATTCCGATGTGGCCACTGATGCGGAGCTCTCGGAGTGCCGGCTCGAGAACATGGAAGTCGGGCGGCGATCCGGCCGGTTCCCGCAGGCCGATGCCCGGCTGGTCGGGATGGAGTCGCAGATCAAGGTCTGGTGCAGCAACGACTACCTCGGCATGGGGCAGAACTCCAAGGTCATCGCTGCCATGAAGACCGCGATCGACAACCACGGAGCGGGTTCCGGCGCTTCCCGCAACATCGGCGGGACCAGCCAGTACCACGTCCAGTTGGAGCGGGAACTCTCGGACCTCCATGGCAAGGAGGCCGCGATGATCTTCACGTCGGGGTATACGGCCAACGATGGAGCCCTCACCGTTCTGGCGAGCACGCCCAAGGACACCATCGTTTTCTCTGACGCGCGGAATCACGCATCGATCATCGACGGAATTCGGCACAGCGGATCGCAGAAGAAAATTTACCAACACAATGACGTCGCACACCTGGAAGAACTGCTGGCGGCCGCTCCCGCCGACCGTCCCAAGCTGATCGTGCTGGAATCCGTCCATTCGATGCTGGGCGATATCGCGCCGGTCCGCGAGATCGCCGATCTCGCGGACCGGTACGGTGCCACGACGTACCTCGACGAGGTGCACGCGGTCGGCATGTACGGTCCTCAGGGTGCCGGCATCGCCGCGCGCGAGGGCATCGCGGACCGGTTCACGATCGTGATGGGCACCCTGGGGAAGGGCTACGGCACGATCGGCGGATACGTCGCGGGACCGGCCACCGTCATCAATGCGGTCCGCAGGCTGTCGCGCCTGTTCGTGTTCACCACCTCGTTGCCGCCGGCGATCGTGGCCGGCGCGCTGGCGTCCGTCCGCCACTTGCGGACGTCCGAGGCCGAGCGCAAGACGCTGTCGGAGAACGCGCGGATGATGCACCGTCTGCTCGGTGAGGCCGACATCCCGTGCCTGTCGCCCGACTCGCACATCGTCTCCGCGATCGTAGGGGACTCCAAGGTCTGTCGGCAGGCGTCCGAACTGTTGCTCGACCGGCACGGGGTCTACGTCCAGTCGATCGCCGCTCCGGATGTGCCCGCCGGTGAGGAACTTCTCCGGATCACCCCGTCCGCGATCCACGAGCCGCAGGAGGTCGAGCAGCTTGCCGACATCCTGCGCGGTATCTGGCGAGAGCTGGGCATCGCCACGGCAAGCGATCGGAGCGGGCGTTCATGA
- a CDS encoding class I adenylate-forming enzyme family protein — protein MTPQDQWWRESDSYVSDILSAFAAAPDRPALFWRGRVFSGSELIRSTAEIFCALRDRGVGREDVVAILVAPNSPEMLTARYAAHLLGGTICYLRSTNPGTSSTILPLDHQIQILRDTAAATVYADAENTQRALELSEAAGGLRVTRIGGTGYDAAGRADTPRAAPWDPGAVAVIGFTSGSTGRPKGIRLSARVWNGAVRGMAAADRAAEDVKLLVTTPLSHTVGTMADAALALGGEVHLHEHFDAGEFTKTVEESAISWTFMATVQLFRLLDHLEELGAHDLESAGLSSLNRLIYSGSAAAPARIAQAVRILGLIMVQAYGTSETGRITSLKREEHLDPWLSTTVGRPFPEVEVVVGELVSGAPVPTGEAGQVRVRSPHLMDGYTGDPELTAKVLREGWYYTGDIGYCDEKGYLHLLGRVAEVIKVNGVKVHPTVVEREILSLPGIRHAAVYSVPDRNGSEHIHAALVCDPAAEVETESIRAHIAESLSVLHAPERITILSALPLNENGKPDKLRLRLLDI, from the coding sequence ATGACCCCACAGGACCAATGGTGGCGCGAAAGCGACAGCTACGTTTCAGATATTCTTTCGGCTTTTGCGGCGGCACCGGATCGTCCTGCCCTTTTCTGGCGCGGCCGAGTGTTTTCCGGCAGTGAGCTGATCCGGTCCACCGCCGAGATATTCTGCGCGCTGCGCGACCGCGGCGTGGGCAGAGAAGATGTCGTAGCGATTCTGGTCGCTCCCAACAGTCCCGAGATGCTCACCGCGCGGTATGCCGCGCACCTGCTCGGCGGCACTATCTGTTACCTGCGGTCCACCAATCCGGGGACCAGCTCGACGATCCTCCCGCTTGACCACCAGATCCAGATCCTGCGCGACACCGCGGCCGCGACGGTATACGCGGATGCCGAGAACACGCAGCGCGCACTCGAACTCTCCGAGGCCGCCGGCGGACTTCGAGTGACCCGGATCGGCGGCACCGGCTACGACGCGGCGGGCCGAGCCGACACCCCGCGGGCCGCGCCGTGGGATCCGGGCGCCGTGGCAGTGATCGGGTTCACCAGCGGGAGCACCGGGCGGCCCAAGGGCATCCGGCTCTCCGCCCGGGTCTGGAACGGAGCGGTCCGCGGTATGGCGGCGGCCGATCGCGCGGCTGAGGACGTGAAGCTGCTGGTGACGACTCCGCTGAGCCACACCGTCGGCACCATGGCCGACGCGGCCCTGGCCCTGGGCGGAGAGGTCCACCTCCACGAGCACTTCGACGCGGGGGAGTTCACCAAGACAGTCGAGGAGTCGGCGATCTCGTGGACCTTCATGGCGACGGTCCAGCTATTCCGGCTGCTCGACCACCTGGAGGAACTCGGGGCGCACGACCTGGAATCCGCCGGCCTGTCCTCGCTGAATCGGCTGATCTACAGCGGCAGTGCGGCGGCGCCCGCCAGGATCGCACAGGCAGTCCGCATCCTCGGCCTCATCATGGTGCAGGCCTACGGCACCTCGGAGACCGGCCGTATCACGTCGCTCAAGCGCGAGGAGCACCTCGACCCGTGGCTGTCGACCACTGTCGGCCGCCCTTTCCCCGAGGTCGAGGTCGTCGTTGGCGAACTGGTCTCGGGAGCGCCGGTGCCCACCGGGGAGGCGGGCCAGGTCCGCGTCCGCTCACCGCACCTGATGGACGGCTACACCGGTGATCCGGAACTGACCGCGAAGGTGCTCCGGGAGGGCTGGTACTACACCGGCGACATTGGCTATTGCGACGAGAAGGGCTATCTGCACCTGCTGGGCCGGGTGGCCGAAGTGATCAAGGTCAACGGGGTCAAGGTCCACCCGACGGTGGTCGAGAGAGAAATCCTCTCCCTGCCGGGAATCCGACATGCCGCCGTCTACAGCGTGCCGGACCGGAACGGTTCCGAGCACATTCACGCCGCGCTGGTCTGTGACCCCGCGGCGGAGGTCGAGACGGAGAGCATTCGTGCCCACATCGCCGAATCGCTGTCGGTGCTGCACGCGCCGGAGAGGATAACCATTCTCAGTGCGCTGCCGCTGAACGAAAACGGAAAGCCCGACAAGCTGCGCCTGCGGTTGCTCGATATCTGA
- a CDS encoding RNA polymerase sigma factor: MNDGPDTTTDVEPLLRAEAPQVLGALVRRFGRFDIAEDAVQEALLAASRTWPAEGVPENPRSWLIRIGYRRMVDLLRSEQARRRREQEVGMAELAMQEPARQAGPAQETDDGLTLLLLCCHPVLSTASQVALTLRAVGGLTTAEIAHAYGTTETTLGTRISRAKQQLARSGARFTTPTAADRDSRMTAVMRVLYLIFNEGYTASAGDELARIDLTGEAIRLTRMLGTAVPEDTEMTGLLALMLLTESRRAARIGDDGGLVPLDKQDRTRWNRDLIREGTQLIDGAWSRRETGPYQLQAAIAALHAAAATPERTDWPQIAMLYLWLERLTPTAPVRLSRVVAVAQAYGPARGMALLDDLNQRHGLDQDPLTRQRERAVRAHLLQITGDAGGATTLYREAAALTDNQVERRYLLDEADRLT, from the coding sequence GTGAACGACGGACCGGACACGACCACGGACGTCGAGCCCCTGCTCCGCGCCGAAGCGCCGCAGGTGCTCGGCGCGTTGGTACGGCGCTTCGGCCGCTTCGACATCGCCGAGGACGCGGTACAGGAGGCGCTGCTGGCAGCGAGCCGGACGTGGCCGGCCGAAGGTGTGCCGGAGAATCCGCGCAGCTGGCTGATCCGGATCGGCTACCGGCGGATGGTCGACCTGCTCCGCTCCGAGCAGGCACGGCGCCGACGTGAGCAGGAAGTCGGCATGGCCGAACTGGCCATGCAGGAACCGGCCCGCCAGGCGGGTCCTGCGCAGGAGACTGACGACGGTCTCACCCTGCTGCTGCTCTGCTGCCACCCCGTGCTGAGCACCGCCTCCCAGGTGGCTCTCACCCTGCGCGCGGTCGGCGGTCTGACGACCGCCGAAATCGCCCATGCCTATGGAACGACCGAAACCACGCTGGGGACGCGGATCAGCCGCGCCAAACAGCAGCTGGCCCGCTCCGGCGCCCGCTTCACCACGCCGACTGCCGCCGATCGGGACAGCCGCATGACCGCCGTCATGCGGGTGCTCTATTTGATCTTCAACGAGGGCTACACGGCCTCCGCCGGTGACGAACTCGCCCGCATCGACCTGACCGGAGAGGCGATCCGGCTGACCCGGATGCTAGGCACCGCGGTGCCGGAAGACACCGAGATGACCGGCCTGCTGGCGCTGATGCTGCTCACCGAATCGCGGCGTGCGGCCCGCATCGGCGACGACGGCGGGCTGGTGCCGCTGGACAAGCAGGACCGCACGCGCTGGAATCGCGATCTGATCCGCGAGGGGACCCAGCTGATCGACGGCGCCTGGAGTCGGCGCGAGACGGGCCCGTACCAGTTGCAGGCGGCGATCGCCGCCCTGCACGCGGCGGCCGCGACGCCGGAGCGGACGGACTGGCCGCAGATCGCGATGTTGTACCTATGGCTTGAACGGCTCACCCCAACCGCGCCGGTGCGGCTGAGCCGGGTGGTTGCGGTGGCCCAGGCTTACGGACCGGCCCGAGGGATGGCACTGCTCGACGATCTCAACCAGCGCCACGGACTGGATCAGGACCCTCTCACCCGGCAACGGGAACGCGCGGTGCGCGCCCACCTGCTGCAGATCACTGGCGACGCGGGCGGTGCGACGACGCTGTACCGCGAGGCGGCCGCCCTGACCGACAACCAGGTCGAGCGCCGCTACCTGCTCGACGAAGCCGACCGCCTCACCTGA
- a CDS encoding YciI family protein codes for MKYLLLGYTSAAGWDAATADAPTEEALAAFATYQKFEKELLDSGELVTTEGLGHPAVSITVNRTPDGVTATDGPFAELKEVLASFAVIDVAGQERAVDIASRIVEVLGEPIEIRAIMGEDFTA; via the coding sequence GTGAAGTACCTGCTGCTCGGATACACGTCAGCCGCCGGCTGGGACGCCGCGACCGCCGACGCCCCGACGGAGGAGGCGCTGGCCGCGTTCGCCACGTACCAGAAGTTCGAGAAGGAACTGCTCGACAGCGGCGAGCTGGTGACCACCGAGGGCCTGGGCCACCCAGCGGTCAGCATTACGGTGAACCGGACCCCGGACGGCGTGACGGCGACCGACGGACCGTTCGCCGAGCTCAAGGAGGTCCTGGCCAGCTTCGCCGTCATCGACGTGGCCGGCCAGGAACGAGCCGTGGACATCGCCTCGCGGATCGTAGAGGTGCTGGGCGAGCCCATCGAGATCCGGGCGATCATGGGAGAGGACTTCACGGCATGA
- a CDS encoding recombinase family protein, with protein MANLVYKRVSPDQQLTDRQNLVLAEAGIEDPIPFEEESGTSSRLHPLQRPKFGELLTYGRPGDTVHIPEMFRLVRGTQHILDVLDVLHRDRLALRIHDGAFSAMDLTARHPRTGELLSTVKFMVQTLAAAGELQRDLQGELTYDGLRAAEAKGKKGGRCPAIKADKTSDVRTAYLDGRSIAALAREHGVSRGAVRTAVGDLMPEHAAGHEDTPALELPVTLDMPGKVADFLRAAELDDAERAALDHGVTVRRVPGLHPARQYHARSPPPTPRPLPAPRRHPGRPAIPAQRKARREYGNHVNALTVGTRR; from the coding sequence ATGGCCAACCTGGTCTACAAGCGGGTGTCGCCCGATCAGCAGTTGACCGACCGTCAGAATCTCGTCCTCGCCGAGGCCGGGATCGAGGACCCGATCCCGTTCGAGGAGGAGTCCGGTACCTCCAGCCGCCTCCACCCGCTCCAGCGCCCGAAGTTCGGCGAGCTCCTCACGTACGGGCGGCCGGGCGACACCGTGCACATCCCTGAGATGTTCCGCCTCGTGCGCGGTACCCAGCACATCCTCGACGTGCTCGACGTCCTGCACCGCGACCGTCTCGCCCTGCGCATCCACGACGGCGCGTTCTCCGCCATGGACCTCACCGCCCGCCACCCGCGCACCGGCGAGCTGCTGTCCACCGTGAAGTTCATGGTGCAGACCCTCGCCGCCGCCGGCGAACTCCAGCGCGACCTCCAGGGCGAGCTGACCTACGACGGACTGCGGGCCGCCGAGGCCAAGGGCAAAAAGGGCGGCCGATGCCCGGCGATCAAGGCCGACAAGACCAGCGACGTGCGCACCGCATACCTGGACGGCCGGTCCATCGCTGCCCTGGCCCGCGAGCACGGCGTCAGCCGGGGCGCCGTCCGCACGGCCGTCGGCGACCTCATGCCCGAACACGCCGCGGGCCACGAGGACACCCCGGCGCTGGAGCTGCCGGTCACCCTCGACATGCCGGGCAAGGTCGCCGACTTCCTCCGTGCCGCCGAACTGGACGACGCCGAGCGGGCCGCGCTCGACCACGGCGTGACCGTACGGCGCGTGCCAGGGCTACACCCTGCGCGTCAGTACCACGCCCGCAGTCCACCGCCAACTCCTCGACCGCTGCCAGCCCCTCGGCGGCACCCAGGGCGCCCGGCGATCCCGGCACAGCGCAAGGCCCGCCGCGAGTACGGGAACCACGTCAACGCCCTCACGGTCGGCACTCGACGCTGA
- a CDS encoding long-chain-fatty-acid--CoA ligase has translation MTGSMASILADSAARRPAHPAVVYGSEQFSYVQLWDRARRYAATLREQGVGPGDKVSLLLASSPEYAALYFAVLALGAVVVPINPLLRPAEIDHVLRDSGSRALVFAGALSAETARSAKEAGAYLLTVGDTHPEAVRIGEAAKPVDTFVERAPGDLAAILYTSGTTGRPKGVLLTHGNLVSNIRSAAVAPFAFDGGDVLLCALPLSHSFGQICCMAVSFHVGATMVVMPRFVAGEALRLMRVHGCTVFMGVPTMYYTLLDEVANGAESPRLSRVYSGGAALPVPVLERVRTMFGCEVYEGYGLSETSPVVAYNMPGIPCKPGTVGLPIEGVEVGIADAEVEGRIKFVRQGEVGEVVVRGPNVMAGYLNRPKETAEVLVDGWFRTGDLGMQDADGYLSIVDRKKDMIIRSGYSVYPREVEETLLGHPAVAGVSVVGVPSEKFGEEVCAVVVVGADYTPGDDLASDIMAWSRKRMAAYKYPRRVEFVETFPQGASGKILKRELASRYA, from the coding sequence ATGACCGGGTCGATGGCTTCCATCCTCGCCGATTCCGCTGCCCGCAGGCCCGCGCATCCGGCTGTGGTGTACGGCTCCGAGCAGTTCTCCTACGTGCAGTTGTGGGACCGGGCCCGCCGGTACGCCGCGACACTGAGAGAGCAGGGGGTCGGCCCCGGGGACAAGGTTTCGCTGCTGCTGGCGAGCTCTCCGGAGTACGCGGCCCTGTACTTCGCCGTACTGGCGCTCGGTGCCGTGGTCGTGCCGATCAACCCCCTCCTGAGGCCTGCGGAGATCGATCATGTGCTGAGGGACTCCGGATCGCGGGCCCTGGTGTTCGCTGGCGCCCTCTCCGCGGAGACCGCCCGCAGCGCGAAGGAGGCCGGGGCCTACCTGCTCACGGTCGGGGACACGCACCCCGAGGCGGTCCGTATCGGCGAAGCGGCCAAGCCCGTCGACACGTTCGTGGAGCGCGCGCCAGGGGACCTCGCCGCGATCCTGTACACGTCCGGCACCACCGGCAGGCCGAAGGGGGTGCTGCTGACGCACGGCAACCTCGTATCGAACATCCGGAGCGCGGCTGTGGCACCCTTCGCGTTCGATGGCGGCGACGTCCTCCTGTGCGCTCTCCCGCTGTCGCACAGCTTCGGCCAGATCTGCTGCATGGCGGTCAGCTTCCACGTCGGCGCGACCATGGTCGTGATGCCGCGCTTCGTGGCGGGCGAGGCCCTGCGGCTGATGCGTGTGCACGGGTGCACGGTCTTCATGGGCGTCCCGACCATGTATTACACGCTGCTCGATGAGGTCGCGAACGGCGCGGAGAGCCCACGGCTCTCCCGGGTGTACAGCGGCGGGGCCGCTCTTCCGGTGCCCGTGCTGGAGCGGGTTCGGACGATGTTCGGTTGCGAGGTCTACGAGGGCTACGGGCTGTCGGAGACGTCCCCGGTGGTCGCGTACAACATGCCAGGCATTCCCTGCAAGCCGGGCACGGTGGGCCTGCCCATCGAAGGCGTGGAAGTGGGCATCGCCGACGCCGAGGTGGAAGGCCGCATCAAGTTCGTGCGGCAGGGCGAGGTCGGTGAAGTCGTCGTGCGCGGGCCCAATGTGATGGCCGGATACCTCAACCGCCCGAAGGAGACCGCGGAGGTTCTGGTCGACGGCTGGTTCCGCACCGGTGACCTGGGCATGCAGGACGCGGACGGATATCTGTCGATCGTCGACCGCAAGAAAGACATGATCATCCGCAGCGGCTACAGCGTCTATCCGCGCGAGGTGGAGGAGACGCTGCTGGGCCACCCGGCCGTGGCCGGCGTCTCGGTGGTCGGGGTGCCGAGCGAGAAGTTCGGGGAAGAGGTGTGCGCCGTTGTCGTGGTCGGCGCCGACTACACCCCGGGCGACGACCTCGCGAGCGACATCATGGCCTGGAGCAGGAAGCGGATGGCAGCCTACAAGTACCCGCGCCGCGTCGAGTTCGTCGAGACCTTCCCGCAGGGGGCCAGCGGGAAGATCCTCAAGCGCGAACTCGCCAGCCGCTACGCGTGA
- a CDS encoding LamG-like jellyroll fold domain-containing protein: protein MCSPLHQPDGPLLPDAGRRTFLRAAALTGAAAAATGLVSATPAAALPQQNAGAATSRWRPDPESPRFTLVVMPDTQYLFDGASINKAPVEASLRYVLDHGRDENIVFLSHLGDLTESGRADEFEAIGEAFELLDRRQVGYSVVAGNHDIKSSTDDGRGRTPYLDTFGPRRMRQLPTFGGATPDGYNTYHVFRAAGREWLVLALDWRPSAASLTWARNVIAKHPDTPVVLTTHELVYADADGDEAEFSDHGEHLWDELIAGHDQIFLTLNGHYWPAGRTTRKNTAGNDVHLHLTNYQNRYYGGSAMIRLYRFDLARNTIDVETISPWILGRAGERLNELERGEIELTGPQDRFAVPIDFEKRFAGFAPVPVRGPRPAERLLIPGTVAYWRFDSPTHPDGSAAADLRVPDLSGHRNDLVREAVPGSAPDALRWSTGHHPDQPGHGSLYFDGSKPPLRGAYLRTENNAPLNTKTFRSGYTIEAFLRLPADWDAGRNAWSAVLGRRGTLGAAGKTSGDLDEPVATLSVSDGPGLQWAAAPLNQPGAVTNWSHELPRDRWWHVAVVNDGKHTTMYVDGCVVARNPATRTTGLATAGLPWLLGAYEYGGRLDQLMHGWLGDIRIVERPLRVRDFMTAPTPPPH, encoded by the coding sequence ATGTGCAGCCCCCTCCACCAGCCCGACGGACCACTCCTGCCCGACGCCGGGCGTCGTACGTTCCTGCGGGCGGCCGCGCTCACCGGTGCCGCCGCCGCGGCCACGGGGCTCGTGTCCGCCACCCCCGCCGCGGCTCTCCCCCAGCAGAACGCCGGTGCCGCCACGTCCCGTTGGCGACCCGATCCGGAGAGCCCCCGGTTCACGCTCGTCGTCATGCCCGACACCCAGTACCTCTTCGACGGGGCTAGCATCAACAAGGCTCCGGTCGAGGCCTCGTTGCGTTACGTCCTCGATCACGGGCGCGACGAGAACATCGTGTTCCTGTCCCATCTGGGCGACCTCACCGAGAGCGGCCGGGCCGACGAATTCGAGGCGATCGGCGAGGCCTTCGAGCTGCTCGACCGGCGGCAGGTCGGCTACAGCGTCGTCGCGGGCAACCACGACATCAAGTCGTCCACCGACGACGGGCGCGGCCGCACCCCGTACCTGGACACCTTCGGTCCGCGGCGCATGCGGCAGCTGCCCACGTTCGGCGGGGCGACCCCGGACGGCTACAACACGTACCACGTGTTCCGCGCCGCCGGGCGGGAGTGGCTGGTGCTGGCGCTCGACTGGCGGCCGTCGGCGGCGTCCCTCACCTGGGCCCGGAACGTCATCGCCAAGCACCCGGACACGCCGGTCGTCCTCACCACCCACGAGCTGGTGTACGCCGACGCGGACGGCGACGAGGCCGAATTCTCCGACCACGGAGAGCATCTGTGGGACGAGCTGATAGCCGGGCACGACCAGATCTTCCTCACCCTCAACGGCCACTACTGGCCCGCCGGGCGCACCACCCGCAAGAACACCGCGGGCAACGACGTCCATCTGCACCTCACCAACTACCAGAACCGCTACTACGGCGGCAGCGCGATGATCCGCCTCTACCGCTTCGACCTGGCCAGGAACACCATCGACGTGGAGACGATCTCGCCGTGGATCCTCGGCCGGGCGGGCGAGCGGCTCAACGAACTGGAACGCGGCGAGATCGAGCTGACCGGCCCGCAGGACCGGTTCGCCGTCCCCATCGACTTCGAGAAGCGGTTCGCCGGCTTCGCGCCCGTGCCGGTGCGCGGCCCCCGCCCGGCGGAGCGACTGCTGATACCGGGCACCGTCGCCTACTGGCGCTTCGACTCGCCCACGCACCCGGACGGTTCCGCCGCCGCCGATCTGCGCGTCCCCGACCTGTCCGGGCACCGCAACGACCTGGTGCGCGAAGCCGTGCCCGGAAGCGCGCCCGATGCGCTGCGCTGGTCCACCGGCCACCACCCCGACCAGCCCGGCCACGGCAGCCTCTACTTCGACGGCTCGAAGCCGCCACTGCGGGGCGCGTATCTGCGTACGGAGAACAACGCACCGCTCAACACCAAGACCTTCAGATCCGGTTACACCATCGAGGCCTTCCTCCGTCTCCCCGCCGACTGGGACGCCGGACGCAATGCCTGGAGCGCCGTACTCGGCCGACGGGGCACGCTCGGGGCCGCGGGCAAGACGTCCGGCGACTTGGACGAGCCCGTCGCCACCCTCTCCGTGTCGGACGGCCCCGGGCTCCAGTGGGCGGCGGCGCCGCTGAACCAGCCGGGAGCCGTCACCAACTGGAGCCATGAGCTGCCGCGCGACCGGTGGTGGCACGTGGCGGTCGTCAACGACGGCAAACACACGACGATGTACGTCGACGGCTGCGTCGTCGCCCGCAACCCCGCCACCCGCACCACCGGTCTCGCCACCGCGGGTCTGCCCTGGCTGCTCGGCGCCTATGAATACGGGGGCAGGCTCGACCAGTTGATGCACGGCTGGCTCGGCGACATCCGGATCGTCGAACGCCCCCTGCGCGTACGGGACTTCATGACGGCCCCGACTCCGCCGCCCCACTGA
- a CDS encoding MFS transporter — protein MTTSPTLPKSRQQLILAVLLLSSLLIWLDNTILTTAFETLSDPVRGLGASPSQLQWATGSYTLVFATLMFTSGALGDRFGHRTVLATGMAVFAGASVWAAYAGDANQLIAARAAMGLGSALIMPAQMAVLMWAFSGPARATAIGISSTSAGVGIAAGPLLAGVLLGRFWWGSIFLVNIPIAVLSLIGIATLVPNFRSPTPRPLDPAGLLLSISGLAFLAYGLIHAGQVASWSSVSVWGSITVGVALLAAFTLVELRHRQPSFDPRLLAQRMFGLGNVALGLLMFAMTAASFYGAFYLQGARSFSALQAGLAFAPTALGAIVGAPLGVQLARRWTLRAVTATALTTAGLAMGCNMFFGLHTPLVINEIAYLIQGLSIGMVIGPVTGGLMSTLPLERAGAGSAVLSTVRQSGSLLGIAVGGTIMSLAYRYAVDGSLSGYPEQVRAQAQISAEQARHAAATIHQPDLVRVANDAFIEAMHVSAAGTMLIALCGALLLAIALRPDRQPVEPVPQDTPVKSSL, from the coding sequence ATGACGACGTCTCCAACTCTGCCGAAGTCCCGGCAGCAGTTGATCCTCGCCGTGCTCCTGCTGTCCTCGCTGCTGATCTGGCTGGACAACACCATCCTCACCACCGCCTTCGAGACCCTCTCCGACCCGGTCCGCGGCTTGGGCGCCAGCCCCAGCCAGCTGCAGTGGGCCACCGGCTCGTACACCCTGGTCTTCGCCACCTTGATGTTCACCTCCGGCGCCCTGGGTGACCGCTTCGGCCACCGGACCGTGCTGGCCACAGGGATGGCGGTCTTCGCCGGCGCCTCGGTGTGGGCGGCATACGCGGGCGACGCGAACCAACTGATCGCGGCTCGGGCCGCGATGGGTCTGGGGAGCGCGCTGATCATGCCCGCGCAGATGGCTGTCCTCATGTGGGCCTTCAGCGGGCCCGCCCGGGCGACCGCTATCGGCATCTCCTCGACGTCGGCCGGCGTCGGAATCGCCGCGGGCCCGCTGCTGGCCGGCGTCCTCCTCGGCCGCTTCTGGTGGGGCTCGATCTTCCTGGTCAACATCCCGATCGCGGTGCTGTCACTGATCGGGATCGCCACGCTGGTCCCAAACTTCCGCAGCCCCACCCCGCGTCCGCTGGACCCGGCCGGGCTGCTGCTGTCGATCAGCGGGCTCGCCTTCCTGGCCTACGGGCTGATCCACGCGGGGCAGGTGGCCTCCTGGAGCTCGGTGTCGGTCTGGGGCTCGATCACGGTCGGAGTGGCCCTCCTGGCCGCCTTCACACTCGTCGAACTGCGCCACCGTCAGCCCAGCTTCGACCCCCGGCTGCTCGCCCAGCGCATGTTCGGCCTCGGCAACGTGGCGCTCGGCTTGCTGATGTTCGCCATGACCGCCGCCAGCTTCTACGGCGCCTTCTACCTGCAGGGCGCACGCAGCTTCTCCGCGCTGCAGGCGGGCCTGGCGTTCGCCCCGACCGCGCTCGGGGCGATCGTGGGAGCGCCGCTCGGCGTCCAGCTGGCCCGCCGCTGGACGCTCCGCGCGGTCACTGCGACGGCGCTGACCACAGCGGGGCTGGCCATGGGCTGCAACATGTTCTTCGGGCTGCACACCCCGCTGGTCATCAACGAGATCGCCTACCTGATCCAAGGGCTGTCGATCGGCATGGTGATCGGCCCAGTGACGGGGGGGCTCATGAGTACCCTGCCGCTGGAGCGGGCCGGCGCCGGATCGGCCGTCCTCAGCACCGTGCGCCAGAGCGGCAGTCTGCTGGGGATCGCGGTGGGCGGCACGATCATGTCGCTCGCCTACCGGTACGCGGTCGACGGCTCGCTGAGCGGGTATCCCGAGCAAGTGCGGGCCCAGGCGCAGATCTCCGCCGAGCAGGCCCGGCACGCCGCAGCCACGATCCACCAACCCGACCTGGTGCGCGTCGCCAACGACGCGTTCATCGAAGCCATGCACGTCAGCGCCGCCGGAACCATGCTGATCGCCCTGTGCGGCGCGCTCCTGCTGGCGATCGCACTGCGTCCGGACCGGCAGCCCGTGGAACCGGTGCCCCAGGACACCCCTGTGAAGTCCAGCCTCTGA